In a single window of the Gossypium hirsutum isolate 1008001.06 chromosome A13, Gossypium_hirsutum_v2.1, whole genome shotgun sequence genome:
- the LOC107894023 gene encoding alpha-galactosidase: MAPSSSTLCFLFFLGIFSSTFTSSLPLTVSSVTEIGARVEGSGRIRRRTLMDNGLGLTPQMGWNSWNHFHCDINETLIKETADAMVSTGLSAVGYIYINLDDCWGELNRDSQGNLVPKASTFPSGIKALADYVHSKGLKLGIYSDAGTQTCSKTMPGSLGHEEQDAKTFALWGVDYLKYDNCEDTGGLSPKERYPKMSEALLNSGRPIFFSLCEWGQEDPATWAPSIGNSWRTTGDIEDNWDSMTGIADQNDQWASYAKPGAWNDPDMLEVGNGGMTTEEYRCHFSIWALAKAPLLIGCDVRSMDNVTFELVANKEVIDVNQDKLGVQGKKVKKEGDPEVWAGPLANNMVAVVLWNRGSSSANITAYWSDIGLKPSTVVDSRDLWAHSTETGVEDEISAEVGSHACKMYTLKPLTNRDRS; encoded by the exons ATGGCTCCTTCATCATCAACCCTTTGTTTTCTGTTTTTCTTGGGGATATTCAGTTCTACTTTTACGTCGTCGTTGCCATTGACGGTCAGCTCTGTCACCGAGATCGGGGCTCGAGTCGAGGGTTCGGGTAGGATTAGAAGGAGGACTCTGATGGATAATGGGCTTGGTTTAACTCCACAAATggg GTGGAACAGTTGGAATCATTTCCATTGCGATATAAATGAGACATTGATCAAAGAAACTG CTGACGCAATGGTCTCAACTGGTCTAAGTGCCGTTGGCTACATCTATATAAATTTAG ATGATTGTTGGGGAGAACTCAACAGAGATTCTCAG GGAAATTTGGTTCCTAAAGCTTCAACATTTCCCTCTGGCATCAAGGCTCTTGCAGATTATGTTCATAGCAAAGGGCTTAAGCTTGGGATTTACTCAGATGCAGG GACTCAAACTTGTAGCAAGACCATGCCTGGCTCACTGGGACATGAAGAACAAGATGCAAAAACCTTTGCCTTATGG GGAGTGGATTACTTGAAATATGACAACTGTGAAGATACCGGTGGCTTAAGCCCAAAGGAAAG gtACCCAAAGATGAGCGAAGCATTACTTAACTCAGGGAGGCCCATATTTTTCTCTTTATGTGAATG gGGACAAGAGGATCCTGCAACATGGGCACCAAGTATAGGGAATAGTTGGAGAACAACTGGAGACATTGAAGATAACTGGGACAG TATGACGGGAATAGCGGATCAAAATGACCAGTGGGCTTCGTATGCTAAACCGGGAGCTTGGAATG ATCCCGACATGCTGGAAGTAGGAAACGGAGGCATGACAACGGAAGAATATCGGTGCCATTTCAGCATATGGGCATTAGCTAAA GCTCCGTTGTTGATTGGCTGTGATGTGAGGTCTATGGATAATGTGACATTTGAATTGGTAGCCAATAAAGAGGTTATTGATGTCAATCAAG ATAAACTTGGTGTTCAAGGTAAAAAGGTGAAGAAAGAAGGGGATCCTGAG GTATGGGCAGGCCCATTGGCTAACAATATGGTAGCTGTGGTGTTATGGAACAGAGGATCTTCCTCAGCAAACATCACAGCTTATTGGTCCGATATAGGCCTTAAGCCATCAACGGTTGTCGATTCTCGAGACTTGTGGGCG CATTCGACGGAGACGGGTGTTGAAGATGAGATATCAGCGGAAGTGGGTTCTCATGCATGCAAAATGTACACTTTGAAACCACTTACAAATAGAGATCGGAGTTGA